Proteins from a genomic interval of Stenotrophomonas sp. WZN-1:
- a CDS encoding sugar MFS transporter codes for MSAVPAASARPNVATSIAIVGVLFFLIGFFTWLNGPLITFVKLAFELSEVGAFLVLMVFYLSYFFLALPASWILRRTGMKKGLSLSLLVMAGGAALFGEFATQRWYPGALGGLFVIGSGLALLQTAINPYISILGPIETAARRIALMGICNKIAGILAPVLIGTLVLHGIGDLSATVAAADEATKAQLLNEFAAKIHAPYLAMAALLVVLAVAVLFSPLPEIKSSEANATPSGAPGTAERRSIFQFPHLWLGVLCLFVYVGVEVMAGDAIGTYGHGFGLPLDQTKMFTSLTLGAMLAGYVVGLLAIPGLVSQSRYLTISAVMGVVFCLGAWATHGYVSVAFVALLGFANAMMWPAIFPLAIRGLGRFTETGSALLVMGIAGGAIIPQLFAVLKQHIDFQLVFVLLMVPCYLYILFYSVIGHRAGLPQDKA; via the coding sequence ATGTCCGCCGTCCCCGCTGCAAGCGCGCGCCCGAACGTGGCCACCTCCATCGCCATCGTTGGCGTGTTGTTCTTCCTGATCGGCTTCTTCACCTGGCTCAACGGCCCGCTGATCACCTTCGTCAAGCTCGCCTTCGAACTCAGCGAGGTCGGTGCCTTCCTGGTGCTGATGGTGTTCTACCTGTCCTACTTCTTCCTCGCCCTGCCGGCCTCATGGATCCTGCGCCGCACCGGCATGAAGAAGGGCCTGAGCCTGAGCCTGCTGGTGATGGCCGGTGGTGCTGCGTTGTTCGGTGAGTTCGCCACCCAGCGCTGGTACCCGGGCGCGCTCGGCGGCCTGTTCGTGATCGGCAGCGGCCTGGCCCTGCTGCAGACCGCGATCAACCCCTACATCTCCATCCTCGGCCCGATCGAGACGGCGGCACGCCGCATCGCGCTGATGGGCATCTGCAACAAGATCGCCGGCATCCTGGCGCCGGTGCTGATCGGCACCTTGGTGCTGCATGGCATCGGTGATCTCTCGGCCACGGTGGCCGCTGCGGATGAAGCCACCAAGGCGCAGTTGTTGAACGAATTCGCCGCCAAGATCCATGCGCCGTACCTGGCGATGGCCGCGCTGCTGGTGGTGCTGGCGGTGGCCGTCCTGTTCTCGCCTTTGCCGGAGATCAAGTCCTCCGAAGCCAATGCAACGCCGTCAGGTGCACCGGGAACGGCCGAGCGCCGCAGCATCTTCCAGTTCCCGCATCTGTGGCTGGGCGTGCTGTGCCTGTTCGTCTACGTAGGCGTGGAAGTCATGGCCGGTGATGCGATCGGCACCTACGGCCACGGTTTCGGCTTGCCGCTGGACCAGACCAAGATGTTCACCTCGCTGACGCTGGGGGCGATGTTGGCCGGCTACGTGGTCGGCCTGCTGGCGATCCCCGGCCTGGTCTCGCAGTCGCGCTACCTGACCATTTCGGCAGTGATGGGCGTGGTGTTCTGCCTGGGCGCCTGGGCTACGCACGGCTACGTCTCGGTGGCCTTCGTGGCGCTGCTGGGCTTTGCCAACGCCATGATGTGGCCGGCCATCTTCCCGCTGGCGATCCGCGGCCTGGGCCGCTTCACCGAGACCGGCTCGGCCCTGCTGGTGATGGGCATCGCCGGCGGCGCGATCATTCCGCAGCTGTTCGCCGTGCTCAAGCAGCACATCGACTTCCAGCTGGTGTTCGTGCTGCTGATGGTGCCGTGCTACCTGTACATCCTGTTCTACTCGGTGATCGGCCATCGCGCCGGCCTGCCGCAGGACAAGGCCTGA
- a CDS encoding LacI family DNA-binding transcriptional regulator: MRRATIKDVAEKAKVSLKTVSRVINNEPSVMQATRARVLRAIAELDYEPDPSARNLRSGTTFVIGLVYDNPNPYHIIGVQNGVLAACRETGFGLQIHPCDSSSPLLADELADWVQRSRLAGLVLTAPMSERRDLIQALTARGIKLVRIIAATEDPADGACVFVDDREAAYEITEHLIQLGHQRIGFLWGGISHRSSGERYAGYEAALKDYGMTVDKHLVVQGDYTFDDGFRGARRLLALREPPTAIFGSNDEIAAGVLAAAKSAGMNVPYDLSIAGFEDSPFSRQSWPPLTTAKQATEDIARHAARLLIAQLRSDAYDDAPAPLHNQGFVPQLVVRGSTAPMRPAGARPLPSDPA, from the coding sequence ATGCGCAGAGCGACCATCAAGGACGTTGCGGAGAAGGCCAAGGTCTCGCTGAAGACGGTCTCGCGGGTGATCAACAACGAGCCTTCGGTGATGCAAGCCACCCGTGCGCGGGTGCTGCGTGCGATCGCCGAACTCGATTACGAGCCCGATCCGTCCGCACGCAACCTGCGCAGCGGCACTACCTTCGTGATCGGGCTGGTCTACGACAACCCGAACCCGTACCACATCATCGGCGTGCAGAACGGCGTGCTCGCTGCCTGCCGCGAGACCGGCTTCGGCCTGCAGATCCATCCCTGCGATTCCAGCTCTCCGCTGCTGGCCGATGAGCTGGCCGACTGGGTGCAGCGTTCGCGCCTGGCCGGGCTGGTGCTGACCGCACCGATGTCCGAGCGCCGCGACCTGATCCAGGCGTTGACCGCGCGTGGCATCAAGCTGGTGCGCATCATTGCGGCCACCGAAGATCCGGCTGACGGTGCCTGCGTGTTCGTCGACGACCGCGAGGCGGCCTACGAGATCACCGAGCACCTGATCCAGCTGGGCCACCAGCGCATCGGCTTCCTCTGGGGCGGCATCTCGCACCGGTCCTCGGGCGAGCGCTATGCCGGTTACGAAGCCGCGCTGAAGGACTACGGCATGACCGTGGACAAGCACCTGGTGGTGCAGGGCGACTACACCTTCGACGATGGCTTCCGAGGCGCGCGCCGCCTGCTGGCGCTGCGCGAACCGCCCACCGCCATCTTCGGTTCCAACGACGAAATCGCCGCCGGCGTGCTGGCCGCAGCGAAGTCGGCCGGCATGAACGTACCGTACGACCTGTCCATCGCCGGTTTCGAGGACAGCCCGTTCTCGCGCCAGTCGTGGCCGCCGCTGACCACCGCCAAGCAGGCCACCGAAGACATCGCCCGCCATGCCGCGCGACTGCTGATCGCACAACTGCGCAGCGATGCCTACGACGATGCGCCGGCCCCGCTGCACAACCAGGGCTTCGTGCCGCAGCTGGTGGTGCGCGGTTCGACCGCGCCGATGCGCCCGGCTGGCGCACGCCCCCTTCCTTCCGATCCTGCCTGA
- a CDS encoding glucokinase family protein, with product MTASHPAPAHVLSRVAPSFLAADVGGTHVRVARVQASGDAAHPVQVLEYRKYRNADHAGLSAILSDFLGEGPRPTHCVVASAGYAREDGTVITANLPWPLSARQVEADVGLQRVYIVNDFEAVAYAAAQVDASGVLHLCGPDTAARGPTLVVGPGTGLGAALWIPTAHGPVVLPTEAGQPTLAASTELEMAIVRHMQRDRAHVSIEHAISGPGLMNLYRAVCALQGQAPTLASPDAVTAAAMADADAHARQALDVFCGLLGSTVGDMALFYGAHGGVYLAGGILPQIREYLHASTFVERYLQKGPMGEALARIPVKVVEHGQLGVVGAASWYLQQSAA from the coding sequence GTGACCGCCAGCCACCCCGCCCCGGCCCATGTCCTGTCCCGCGTCGCGCCCTCGTTCCTGGCCGCGGACGTCGGTGGCACCCATGTGCGCGTGGCCCGGGTCCAGGCCAGCGGTGATGCCGCCCACCCGGTGCAGGTGCTGGAGTACCGCAAGTACCGCAATGCCGACCACGCCGGCCTCAGCGCGATCCTGTCCGACTTCCTCGGCGAAGGCCCGCGGCCCACGCATTGCGTGGTCGCCAGCGCCGGCTATGCCCGCGAGGACGGCACGGTGATCACCGCCAACCTGCCGTGGCCGCTGTCGGCGCGCCAGGTCGAAGCGGACGTCGGCCTGCAGCGGGTCTACATCGTCAACGACTTCGAAGCGGTGGCCTATGCCGCCGCGCAGGTGGACGCCAGCGGCGTGCTGCACCTGTGCGGGCCGGACACCGCCGCGCGTGGCCCGACCCTGGTGGTCGGCCCCGGCACCGGCCTCGGCGCCGCGCTGTGGATCCCCACCGCGCATGGTCCGGTGGTCCTGCCGACCGAAGCCGGCCAGCCGACCCTGGCCGCCAGCACCGAACTTGAAATGGCCATCGTCCGCCACATGCAGCGCGACCGCGCCCACGTGTCGATCGAACATGCGATCTCCGGCCCGGGCCTGATGAACCTGTACCGCGCGGTGTGCGCACTGCAGGGGCAGGCACCGACCCTGGCCAGTCCCGATGCGGTCACCGCCGCCGCCATGGCCGACGCCGATGCGCATGCACGCCAGGCGCTGGATGTGTTCTGCGGCCTGCTCGGCAGCACCGTCGGCGACATGGCGCTGTTCTACGGCGCCCATGGTGGCGTCTACCTGGCCGGCGGCATCCTGCCGCAGATCCGCGAATACCTGCACGCCAGCACCTTCGTCGAACGCTACCTGCAGAAGGGGCCGATGGGCGAAGCGCTGGCACGCATCCCGGTGAAGGTCGTCGAGCACGGCCAGCTGGGCGTGGTCGGCGCTGCCAGCTGGTACCTGCAGCAGTCGGCCGCCTGA